In Wenyingzhuangia fucanilytica, the following are encoded in one genomic region:
- a CDS encoding GntR family transcriptional regulator yields MNLEPIKKQIGIPKYKQIIKSVENAIVNKQMVKGDKLPSISYIQKENKVSRDTVLTALNELKIRGIVESIAGKGYYVLSENINVEKKVFLLFDELNGFKEELYSSFLKNLESNTEVDIYFHHFNHKVFSKLINDNIGGYNSYVVMPANLKNTHQVIERIPKEKVFILDQMHSELSEYAAVYQNFEKDINTNLTKALPLITKYKKLVFLYDEKIQPIGMLKGFETFCHQNNINSEILSTLEDRVLQKGEAYIIPDDRNLIRIIKKIRVQGLAIAQDIGIISYNETLLKEVVEGGITTITTDFNEMGKRLAQMINHKELVQVENINRLIVRQSL; encoded by the coding sequence ATGAATCTTGAACCCATAAAAAAACAAATAGGAATCCCTAAGTATAAGCAGATTATTAAATCTGTTGAGAATGCTATTGTTAATAAACAAATGGTTAAAGGGGATAAGTTGCCTTCTATTAGCTATATCCAAAAAGAAAATAAAGTTTCTAGAGATACGGTTTTAACTGCGTTAAATGAGTTAAAAATCCGAGGGATTGTTGAGTCTATTGCAGGAAAAGGTTATTATGTATTGTCTGAAAATATTAATGTTGAGAAAAAAGTTTTTTTACTTTTTGATGAGTTAAATGGTTTTAAAGAAGAGTTGTATAGTTCTTTTTTAAAAAATTTAGAGAGTAATACCGAGGTAGATATATATTTTCATCACTTTAATCATAAAGTGTTTAGTAAATTGATTAATGATAATATAGGAGGGTATAACTCTTATGTTGTGATGCCGGCAAATTTAAAAAACACTCATCAGGTTATTGAAAGAATACCAAAAGAGAAAGTTTTTATTTTGGATCAAATGCATTCTGAGCTTTCGGAATATGCAGCTGTGTATCAAAATTTTGAAAAAGATATCAATACAAATTTAACCAAAGCGCTACCGCTTATTACAAAATACAAAAAGCTGGTTTTTTTATATGATGAAAAAATTCAGCCAATAGGTATGTTAAAAGGTTTTGAAACTTTTTGTCATCAGAATAACATAAATAGTGAAATTCTTTCCACGTTAGAAGATAGGGTTTTGCAAAAAGGGGAAGCCTATATTATTCCTGATGATAGAAACTTAATAAGGATTATCAAAAAAATTAGAGTACAAGGTTTGGCAATTGCCCAAGATATTGGAATTATATCTTACAACGAAACATTGTTAAAAGAAGTAGTAGAAGGTGGAATTACTACCATTACTACAGATTTTAACGAAATGGGAAAACGTTTGGCTCAAATGATTAATCACAAAGAACTTGTTCAGGTAGAAAACATAAATCGTCTTATTGTAAGGCAGTCATTATAA
- a CDS encoding ribose-phosphate pyrophosphokinase — translation MSVNQLTPKVFACSQSTELAQAIAKHYGTELGDLTVSRFSDGEFQPVINETVRGRRVFIIGSTFPNADNLMELLLILDACKRASAKHVTAVIPYFGYARQDRKDQPRVAIGAKMVANLLEASGATRVMTMDLHAGQIQGFFEKPVDHLYGSTIFLPYIESLKLENLTIASPDMGGSKRAYAYAKYLQSDVVICYKQRAKANQISHMELIGQVEGQHVILVDDMADTAGTLTKAADLMMERGALSVRAIVTHPILSGDAYEKIENSQLTELITSDTIPLKKQSSKIKVLSCAPLFAEVMDKVQNFKSITDKFII, via the coding sequence ATGTCTGTTAATCAACTTACTCCAAAGGTTTTTGCTTGTTCTCAGAGCACTGAATTAGCACAAGCTATTGCAAAACATTACGGTACTGAACTAGGTGACTTAACCGTTTCTAGGTTTAGTGACGGAGAATTCCAACCAGTTATCAACGAAACAGTTCGTGGAAGAAGAGTCTTTATTATTGGTTCTACTTTCCCTAACGCTGACAATTTAATGGAATTGTTACTAATTTTAGATGCTTGTAAAAGAGCTTCTGCAAAACACGTAACAGCAGTTATTCCTTATTTTGGTTATGCTCGTCAAGATAGAAAAGACCAACCTCGTGTGGCTATTGGAGCCAAAATGGTTGCTAATTTATTAGAAGCCTCTGGTGCTACTCGTGTAATGACCATGGACTTACACGCTGGACAAATTCAAGGTTTCTTTGAAAAACCAGTAGATCACTTATACGGATCTACTATCTTTTTACCTTATATAGAAAGTTTAAAATTAGAAAACTTAACTATTGCATCTCCAGACATGGGTGGGTCTAAAAGAGCATATGCTTATGCTAAATACCTACAAAGTGATGTAGTAATTTGTTACAAACAAAGAGCTAAGGCCAATCAAATTTCGCATATGGAATTAATCGGTCAAGTTGAAGGACAGCACGTTATCTTAGTTGATGACATGGCAGATACAGCAGGAACTTTAACTAAAGCAGCAGATTTAATGATGGAAAGAGGAGCTTTAAGTGTAAGAGCTATTGTTACTCACCCTATATTATCAGGTGATGCTTACGAAAAAATTGAGAACTCTCAATTAACTGAGTTAATTACTTCTGACACAATTCCATTAAAAAAGCAGAGTTCTAAAATAAAAGTATTATCTTGCGCTCCCTTATTTGCGGAGGTAATGGATAAAGTACAGAACTTCAAGTCAATAACGGATAAATTTATCATTTAA
- a CDS encoding 50S ribosomal protein L25/general stress protein Ctc translates to MKSITIKGSQRESVGKSATKALRNAGQVPCVIYGGDKVLHFSADEKQFKNLVYTPNVYTAKIELDGASYEAVLQDIQFHPIHDRILHVDFYQLQADKEISLNVPVKIVGKSKGVAVGGALRQNLRKLKVKAIPANLPDFVNADVTELQIGNKLYVSQLRNDQYQILHNDNTVVAQVRMSRNAAKAAAETK, encoded by the coding sequence ATGAAATCAATTACAATCAAAGGATCTCAAAGAGAAAGCGTAGGTAAGTCAGCGACTAAAGCCTTACGTAATGCTGGACAGGTACCTTGCGTTATATACGGAGGGGACAAAGTTTTACACTTTTCAGCAGATGAAAAACAATTCAAAAACTTAGTTTATACTCCAAACGTATATACTGCTAAGATTGAGTTAGATGGTGCTTCTTACGAAGCTGTTTTACAAGACATTCAGTTTCACCCAATTCACGACAGAATTTTACACGTAGATTTTTACCAATTACAAGCGGATAAAGAAATTTCTTTAAACGTACCTGTAAAAATAGTAGGTAAATCTAAAGGTGTTGCTGTGGGTGGTGCTTTACGTCAAAACTTACGTAAGTTAAAAGTAAAAGCTATTCCTGCTAACTTACCTGATTTTGTTAACGCTGATGTTACTGAATTACAAATTGGTAATAAATTATACGTTTCTCAATTAAGAAACGATCAATACCAAATCTTACACAACGACAACACTGTTGTTGCTCAAGTAAGAATGTCTCGTAATGCTGCTAAAGCTGCTGCAGAGACTAAGTAA
- the pth gene encoding aminoacyl-tRNA hydrolase, with protein MALFSKWFQPKQISNEEDPMKKFLIVGLGNIGPKYENTRHNIGFKVLDDLAKQQETSFTTDKLGDVAVFKYKGRTFILLKPSTYMNLSGKAVKYWMEKEKITQENILVISDDLNIDFGTFRLKAKGSAGGHNGLKDINEKLGNQNYPRFRFGISAMFGKGRQVDYVLGEWDKDEMRFLPELLDKASKLVVSFGTAGIGNTMNQYNGKQVDDL; from the coding sequence ATGGCATTATTTTCTAAATGGTTTCAACCCAAACAAATTTCTAACGAAGAAGATCCCATGAAAAAATTCTTAATAGTTGGTCTAGGAAACATTGGCCCAAAGTACGAGAACACCAGACATAATATTGGTTTTAAAGTTTTAGACGATTTAGCCAAACAACAAGAAACTTCATTCACCACAGATAAGTTAGGCGATGTAGCTGTATTTAAATACAAAGGAAGAACGTTTATATTACTCAAACCTTCAACCTACATGAATCTTAGCGGTAAAGCCGTTAAATACTGGATGGAGAAAGAAAAAATTACTCAAGAAAACATCTTAGTTATTTCTGATGATTTAAATATTGATTTTGGAACCTTTAGGTTAAAAGCAAAGGGAAGTGCAGGTGGCCACAATGGTTTAAAAGATATTAATGAAAAACTTGGCAATCAAAACTATCCACGTTTTAGATTTGGGATTAGCGCCATGTTTGGAAAAGGAAGACAAGTAGATTATGTACTTGGAGAGTGGGACAAAGACGAAATGAGATTCTTACCTGAACTATTAGATAAAGCCTCTAAACTAGTTGTTTCTTTTGGAACTGCTGGAATAGGAAACACCATGAATCAGTACAACGGAAAACAAGTTGATGATCTATAA
- a CDS encoding sulfatase: MKIKNLSILVCVLASMFSNVIAQNQKPKNVLFIGVDDLRPELNCYGESHIVSPNIDKLASQGVAFDNAYCNVPVCGASRASMFSGIRPTHEKFLDVSSRIDQDAPGTITIPGWFKKHGYISTSYGKTIHGHGDMEQDWSKEPFHDRSRDNPKGYVTKENLALMKKGDPKKKIGNSTEIANVGDYEYSDGKIVLESIKDMDKFVASGKPFFMAVGFRKPHLPFAAPKKYWDLYDRASLPLSLSPKQAKGAPKGAIHTWGELRAYKDIPRDRNITDLGEAKTRELIHGYSACVSYTDAMIGKLIDHLEAIGQRENTIIVLWSDHGWSLGDHELWCKHSTYDVSLRVPMIVSAPQFKKEAGKRAKGIVELVDLYPTLCDLADIEKPSHLEGESFVSLVKNPSETLSDDAAYIRWKNSDAIKTQDYLYTEWYNKKDGKYYSDMLYDHKNDRLETVNISKQPKHKEEVKKLSEKIKVKLEELK; the protein is encoded by the coding sequence ATGAAAATAAAAAACTTAAGTATTCTCGTATGTGTCCTGGCATCCATGTTTAGCAATGTCATTGCACAAAACCAAAAACCAAAAAATGTTTTATTTATTGGAGTCGATGATTTACGTCCAGAACTTAATTGTTATGGAGAATCACATATTGTTTCTCCAAATATAGATAAGTTGGCTTCTCAAGGGGTTGCCTTTGATAACGCATATTGTAATGTACCAGTGTGTGGTGCTTCTAGAGCAAGTATGTTTTCTGGTATAAGGCCTACTCACGAAAAGTTTTTAGATGTTAGTTCTAGAATCGATCAAGATGCTCCAGGTACAATTACTATTCCTGGCTGGTTTAAAAAACACGGATATATCTCAACTTCTTATGGTAAAACCATTCATGGACATGGAGATATGGAACAAGATTGGTCTAAAGAACCATTTCATGACAGGTCAAGAGATAATCCTAAAGGATATGTTACCAAAGAGAATTTAGCGTTGATGAAAAAAGGAGACCCTAAGAAAAAAATAGGGAATTCTACTGAAATAGCTAATGTTGGTGATTACGAATATTCTGATGGAAAAATAGTCTTAGAATCTATTAAGGACATGGATAAATTTGTTGCTTCTGGAAAGCCATTTTTTATGGCGGTAGGTTTCCGTAAACCTCACTTACCATTCGCTGCACCTAAAAAATATTGGGATTTGTATGATAGAGCTAGTTTACCATTGTCTTTGTCTCCAAAACAAGCTAAAGGGGCTCCAAAAGGGGCGATACATACTTGGGGTGAGTTAAGAGCCTATAAAGACATTCCAAGAGATAGAAACATTACAGATTTAGGAGAAGCTAAAACAAGAGAGTTAATTCATGGATATTCTGCTTGTGTGAGTTATACAGATGCAATGATTGGAAAGTTGATAGATCATTTAGAAGCTATAGGGCAAAGAGAAAATACCATTATAGTTTTATGGTCAGATCATGGTTGGAGTTTAGGAGATCATGAATTGTGGTGTAAGCACAGTACTTATGATGTTTCTTTAAGAGTGCCAATGATTGTTTCGGCTCCACAATTTAAAAAAGAAGCAGGAAAAAGAGCTAAAGGAATTGTAGAGTTGGTTGATTTGTATCCTACTTTATGTGATTTAGCTGATATTGAAAAGCCAAGCCATTTAGAAGGAGAGAGTTTTGTTAGTTTGGTAAAAAATCCTTCTGAAACGTTAAGTGATGATGCTGCTTATATCCGATGGAAAAACAGTGATGCAATTAAAACACAAGACTATTTATATACAGAATGGTATAATAAAAAGGACGGAAAGTATTATTCTGATATGTTATACGATCATAAAAATGATAGGCTAGAAACAGTTAATATTTCTAAGCAACCAAAACATAAAGAAGAAGTTAAAAAGTTGTCAGAGAAAATAAAAGTGAAGTTAGAAGAGTTAAAATAA
- a CDS encoding 6-pyruvoyl trahydropterin synthase family protein — protein MNRKIRITKKFDFETGHALHGYDGKCRNVHGHSYKLYVTVIGTPIQDPNHVKNGMVIDFTDLKEIVKSEVEDVFDHATVFNKNTPHVELAKELQDRGHNVILVDYQPTSEMMILDFAEKIKNRLPNHIQLHSLKLQETSSSFAEWYASDQ, from the coding sequence ATGAATAGAAAGATTAGGATTACAAAAAAGTTTGATTTTGAAACAGGTCACGCTTTACACGGATATGATGGAAAATGTAGAAATGTACACGGACATAGTTATAAGTTATATGTAACAGTTATCGGTACGCCTATTCAAGATCCTAATCATGTTAAAAATGGAATGGTGATTGATTTTACAGATTTAAAAGAAATTGTAAAGTCAGAGGTAGAAGATGTGTTTGATCATGCAACAGTTTTTAACAAAAATACCCCTCATGTAGAGTTGGCAAAAGAGTTACAAGATAGAGGTCATAATGTGATTTTGGTAGATTATCAACCTACTAGTGAAATGATGATTTTAGATTTTGCCGAAAAGATAAAAAATAGATTGCCTAATCACATACAATTACATTCTTTAAAGCTACAAGAAACTAGTAGTTCTTTTGCAGAATGGTACGCAAGTGACCAATAA
- a CDS encoding enoyl-CoA hydratase/isomerase family protein: MNKIVDMGAYVKTTIKDKVAEIEFFSPASNSLASEQLDQLSNAIKGLGENDGISVIHLKSAGTNVFCAGASFDELLAIDNLENGTKFFMGFANVINAIRTCGKIVVTSVQGKTVGGGVGIAAASDYVFATETASIKLSELSIGIGPFVIEPAVTRKIGLTNMAKLSLNATTWRTAKWAHQAGLYHEVETTLSELNYSLDKFLKQLVSYSPQALSAMKKTMWKGTEDWASLLKERAGVSGELVLSEETNKALTQFKSK; this comes from the coding sequence TTGAATAAAATAGTTGATATGGGAGCATATGTAAAGACTACTATAAAAGATAAAGTAGCAGAGATAGAGTTTTTTAGTCCAGCAAGTAATTCACTTGCAAGTGAACAATTAGATCAATTAAGCAATGCTATTAAAGGATTGGGGGAGAATGATGGAATAAGTGTTATTCATTTAAAAAGCGCAGGAACCAATGTTTTTTGTGCCGGAGCTTCTTTTGATGAATTGTTGGCTATTGATAATTTAGAAAATGGAACAAAATTCTTTATGGGATTTGCCAATGTTATCAATGCAATTAGAACCTGTGGTAAAATTGTTGTGACTTCGGTTCAAGGTAAAACAGTTGGTGGTGGTGTAGGTATTGCTGCAGCAAGTGATTATGTTTTTGCAACCGAAACAGCATCTATTAAGTTGTCCGAGTTAAGTATAGGTATTGGACCTTTTGTTATAGAGCCTGCGGTGACTAGAAAAATAGGGTTGACCAATATGGCCAAACTTTCTTTAAACGCTACTACTTGGCGAACGGCTAAGTGGGCTCATCAAGCAGGGTTATATCACGAGGTAGAAACAACACTTTCTGAGTTAAATTATAGTTTAGATAAATTTTTAAAACAATTGGTGAGTTATAGTCCACAAGCTTTATCAGCAATGAAGAAAACTATGTGGAAAGGTACAGAGGACTGGGCAAGTTTATTAAAAGAAAGAGCAGGAGTTAGTGGAGAGTTGGTGCTGTCAGAGGAAACCAATAAGGCTTTAACTCAATTTAAAAGTAAATAA